The [Clostridium] celerecrescens 18A genomic sequence ATTTAAAAGCGCTTACCGAGCTTGCGGACATTTTAATGGACGAAAAAAAGGTAAATGAAATAACCAATGCAAATTCCGCAGAGGAAATATTACAGATCATAAAGGGGGATTCACAATGTTAAAAATTGTTACAGTATGTGGTGCAGGAGTGGGAAGCTCCATGATGCTTCGCCTGTTTACCCAACAGATTCTTGATGCAGAAAAGATTGAAGCAACTGTAGATGCTTCGGATATCGGTTCCGTCAGCCCGGATTCCTATGATATTTTAATTACAACTTCAGATTTTGCCGATGTTTTAAGAGATTCAAAAGCGCACATTATCAGGATCGACAATATGATGGATAAGCAGTATTTAAAAGAACAGCTTCTTGAAGCAATAAACAAGAGATAATCGGAAGGCGGATGGCGGCCTTGGAAGGGAGAGAAAAATGGGAGTAGTAATGTATTTGATTAATAATGTTTTCAGCCAGGCTGTATTCATTATTGGAATTGTTGTAATTGCAGGTATGATTGCCCAGAAAAAAACCTGGGATCAGATCCTTCCCAGCGTGATTAAGACGATGATCGGCTTTACCATGATCAACGTAGGAGGGCAGACCCTCGGTATGTCTCTGCTGCCTTTGCAGGGAATGATTTCAAAGATATTCAATATGCCGGCTGTGTCAGTGGATATTGGTGCGGCTCAAACCGAAAGCCTTACCGGGATCGGTACAGAAATGGCATTGATCTTTGCACTGGGCTTTCTGGTGAACCTTTTGCTGGCAAGATTCACACGCTTTAAATATGTGCATTTGTCAGCCCATGT encodes the following:
- a CDS encoding PTS sugar transporter subunit IIB; protein product: MLKIVTVCGAGVGSSMMLRLFTQQILDAEKIEATVDASDIGSVSPDSYDILITTSDFADVLRDSKAHIIRIDNMMDKQYLKEQLLEAINKR